From Rubrivirga sp. SAORIC476, a single genomic window includes:
- a CDS encoding BLUF domain-containing protein, which translates to MTDPVEILGHEPDPLHALAYLSTPTVPFSDDAVNDLLLASRTWNAMHAITGKLIVLEDDGEVVRFAQWIEGPRSELDACIRRIVADDRHASIDVRRRGPVEARRFPDWDMAFSHADAVSFEGQSGELTGTPR; encoded by the coding sequence ATGACCGACCCCGTCGAGATCCTCGGCCACGAGCCCGATCCGCTGCACGCCCTCGCCTACCTCTCGACGCCCACCGTGCCGTTTTCCGACGACGCCGTGAACGACCTGCTGCTTGCCTCGCGCACCTGGAACGCGATGCACGCGATTACGGGCAAGCTCATCGTGCTCGAAGACGACGGCGAGGTGGTGCGCTTCGCGCAGTGGATCGAGGGGCCGCGGAGCGAACTCGACGCCTGCATCCGCCGCATCGTGGCCGACGACCGCCACGCCAGCATCGACGTGAGGCGGCGCGGGCCGGTGGAGGCACGGCGCTTCCCCGACTGGGACATGGCCTTCTCGCACGCCGACGCGGTCTCGTTCGAGGGCCAGTCCGGAGAACTCACGGGAACGCCCCGGTAG
- a CDS encoding BLUF domain-containing protein, with protein sequence MSFLDPIGLEPPPLRTFGYVSTPTVPFSDRDLSDLLRAARATNARHDVTGKLVVLEDEDGVVRFAQVIEGPEDALAVVVERIRADPRHDQIRVVVDDAMQAGRRFAGWDMAIERVPPPVFASASEALFG encoded by the coding sequence GTGAGCTTCCTCGACCCCATCGGCCTCGAGCCGCCTCCGCTCCGAACGTTTGGTTACGTCTCGACGCCGACCGTGCCGTTCTCGGACCGCGACTTGAGTGACCTCCTCCGGGCGGCACGGGCCACCAACGCACGGCACGATGTCACCGGCAAGCTGGTCGTGCTGGAGGACGAGGACGGGGTCGTCCGCTTCGCGCAGGTGATCGAAGGGCCGGAGGATGCTCTCGCAGTCGTCGTCGAGCGCATCCGGGCGGACCCTCGGCACGACCAGATCCGCGTCGTGGTGGACGACGCGATGCAGGCGGGGCGTCGGTTCGCGGGGTGGGACATGGCCATCGAGCGGGTGCCCCCTCCGGTCTTCGCGTCGGCCTCGGAGGCCCTGTTCGGGTAG
- a CDS encoding sugar phosphate nucleotidyltransferase → MDAMILAAGLGTRLRPLTLRTPKALVEVDGVPMLERVARRLIAAGADRILVNVSYLAAPVQAYVDGADWRTADGAPVEVVISDEPDGPLETGGGIKKAAAFFRRDAPFLVHNADILTDVDLAALWHTQRDASDGRLATLAVAEARTDRALLFDDGGLAGYTLDGGEPKPMRDPDGPRRVVDFCGVQACAPSLLDTIEARDEATFSIMDVYLGLARDGTRVAAFDGTGARPNRFLDVGTLERLEEANEAVSTGDFA, encoded by the coding sequence ATGGACGCCATGATCCTCGCGGCCGGGCTCGGCACCCGGCTCCGCCCGCTGACGCTCCGCACACCGAAGGCGCTCGTCGAGGTCGACGGGGTGCCGATGCTGGAGCGCGTCGCCCGGCGGCTGATCGCGGCGGGCGCGGACCGGATCCTCGTCAACGTCTCGTACCTCGCCGCGCCGGTCCAGGCCTACGTCGACGGCGCCGACTGGCGGACGGCCGACGGCGCCCCGGTCGAGGTCGTGATCTCCGACGAGCCGGACGGCCCGCTGGAGACGGGCGGCGGCATCAAGAAGGCGGCCGCGTTCTTCCGCCGCGACGCGCCGTTCCTCGTCCACAACGCCGACATCCTGACCGACGTGGACCTCGCGGCCCTCTGGCACACCCAGCGCGATGCTTCCGACGGGCGCCTCGCGACGCTCGCGGTCGCCGAGGCCCGCACCGACCGCGCGCTCCTGTTCGACGACGGCGGGCTCGCAGGCTACACGCTCGACGGCGGCGAGCCGAAGCCCATGCGCGACCCCGACGGCCCCCGCCGCGTGGTCGACTTCTGCGGCGTCCAGGCCTGCGCGCCGTCCCTGCTGGACACCATCGAGGCACGCGACGAGGCCACGTTCTCCATCATGGACGTGTACCTCGGGCTCGCCCGCGACGGCACCCGCGTCGCGGCCTTCGACGGCACCGGCGCCCGGCCCAACCGCTTTCTCGACGTCGGCACGCTGGAGCGCCTGGAGGAGGCGAACGAGGCCGTCTCGACCGGCGACTTCGCATAG
- a CDS encoding rhodanese-like domain-containing protein: MTHSPRFLALVDAARRDITETDAETVRQRIAAGDAFTLVDVREADEWARGHLPGAVLMPRGVLERDAEAAFPDPDTPLVLYCGGGYRSALAAQSLGQMGYTTVASMDGGWRAWTEADYETEGGA; this comes from the coding sequence GTGACCCACAGCCCCCGCTTCCTCGCCCTCGTCGACGCCGCCCGGCGCGACATCACCGAGACCGACGCCGAGACGGTCCGCCAGCGGATCGCGGCGGGCGACGCCTTCACCCTGGTCGATGTCCGCGAGGCCGACGAGTGGGCGCGCGGCCACCTGCCGGGCGCCGTCCTCATGCCCCGCGGCGTCCTCGAACGCGACGCCGAGGCGGCCTTCCCCGACCCGGACACGCCGCTGGTGCTGTACTGCGGCGGCGGCTACCGCTCGGCGCTGGCGGCCCAGTCGCTCGGGCAGATGGGCTACACGACCGTCGCGTCGATGGACGGCGGCTGGCGGGCGTGGACGGAGGCGGACTACGAAACGGAGGGCGGCGCCTGA
- a CDS encoding DUF2461 domain-containing protein, with translation MRLDDLLPPPFPGFSDEGLAFLSALRDHNERDWFKPRKATYDDHLKATLDLLVESASRALAADGSAFTSGRAMRIYRDVRFSKDKRPYQTHVGASFDRPGGGEDPVFVYVHVEPGASFVASGVYRPPVAYLRPVRTRIAERPEAFEAMLAEVRAAELEIGSLGHELTTMPRGFAAHRDGPAADYLRWETVVAQQSLTDADVQSPGLVDQIVATARGARPLVTYLDAAHGA, from the coding sequence ATGCGCCTCGACGACCTCCTCCCGCCCCCGTTCCCCGGCTTCTCCGACGAGGGGCTCGCCTTTCTGAGCGCGCTCCGCGACCACAACGAGCGCGACTGGTTCAAGCCCCGCAAGGCGACCTACGACGACCACCTGAAGGCGACCCTCGACCTTCTGGTCGAGAGCGCCAGCCGAGCCCTCGCGGCCGACGGCTCGGCGTTCACGAGCGGACGGGCCATGCGGATCTACCGGGACGTGCGGTTCTCGAAGGACAAGCGTCCGTACCAGACCCACGTCGGCGCGTCGTTCGACCGGCCCGGCGGCGGGGAGGACCCGGTGTTCGTCTACGTCCACGTCGAGCCGGGGGCGTCGTTCGTGGCGTCGGGCGTGTACCGGCCGCCGGTGGCCTACCTCCGGCCGGTGCGGACGCGGATCGCGGAGCGGCCCGAGGCCTTCGAGGCGATGCTCGCCGAGGTGCGAGCCGCTGAGCTGGAGATCGGCTCGCTCGGCCACGAACTGACGACCATGCCGCGCGGGTTCGCCGCCCACCGCGACGGCCCCGCCGCCGACTATCTGCGCTGGGAGACCGTCGTCGCCCAGCAGTCCCTGACCGACGCCGACGTGCAGTCGCCCGGCCTCGTCGACCAGATCGTGGCGACCGCGCGCGGTGCCCGCCCGCTGGTGACCTACCTCGACGCCGCGCACGGCGCGTGA
- a CDS encoding DUF2237 family protein, translated as MQFVPSKNVLGGDLQDCGRDPVTGFYRDGCCETGPDDHGTHVVCAVMTAEFLAFTASRGNDLSTPVPAYRFPGLSPGDRWCLCVSRWKEALEAGVAPPVVLAATHEKALRTVSLADLQAHAVGLR; from the coding sequence ATGCAGTTCGTCCCCTCGAAGAACGTCCTCGGCGGCGACCTCCAGGACTGTGGCCGCGACCCGGTGACGGGCTTCTACCGCGACGGCTGCTGCGAGACCGGCCCCGACGACCACGGCACGCACGTCGTCTGCGCCGTGATGACGGCCGAATTTCTGGCCTTCACCGCCTCGCGCGGCAACGACCTCTCGACGCCCGTTCCGGCGTACCGCTTCCCCGGCCTGTCGCCGGGCGACCGGTGGTGCCTGTGCGTGAGTCGCTGGAAGGAGGCACTGGAGGCGGGCGTCGCGCCGCCGGTCGTGCTGGCGGCGACGCACGAGAAGGCGTTGCGGACGGTATCTCTGGCCGACCTCCAGGCGCACGCCGTCGGTCTTCGGTAG
- a CDS encoding GntP family permease, with product MHPLLILALGMATVLGLIVVGRVHAFLALLAAALVVSLLAMGPTGEAVAAVAEAFGATAAGIGIVIAFAAVIGKAMTDSGAADRIVRSFTGAGGDRRAAPALAGSGAVLSIPVFFDTVFYLLVPLARSAARASQKHYLKFLLAVAGGAVVTHALVPPTPGPLVTAAELGVDLGTMMGVGLVIAIPCTVTVLAFAAWADRRMPLPLPDADDPEAAGIPEAEAPPAVLPGLMASLAPIVVPVVLITASTVATALGQEVGWLAALGNPNLALGLATVAALIVYVRQRRPSRAEVAASVEEALMSAGVIILITAAGGAFGAMLRASGVGDVLAALMGDGAGGFALLGLAFGTASLLKIAQGSSTVAMITTVGLISGAVAGVDLPFHAVYLATAIASGSLVGSWMNDSGFWIFAKMGGLSEVETLKTWTPLLAAVGVVAFATTVLLALVVPLV from the coding sequence ATGCACCCTCTCCTCATCCTCGCCCTCGGAATGGCGACCGTTCTCGGGCTGATCGTCGTCGGGCGCGTGCACGCATTCCTGGCGCTGCTGGCGGCGGCGCTGGTCGTGAGCCTGCTGGCCATGGGGCCGACCGGCGAAGCCGTGGCCGCGGTCGCCGAGGCGTTCGGGGCGACGGCGGCGGGCATCGGCATCGTGATCGCGTTCGCAGCCGTGATCGGCAAGGCGATGACCGACAGCGGCGCGGCCGACCGGATCGTGCGCTCGTTCACGGGTGCGGGCGGCGACCGGCGCGCGGCGCCAGCGCTGGCGGGCAGCGGCGCCGTGCTCTCGATCCCGGTCTTCTTCGACACCGTGTTCTACCTGCTGGTGCCGCTGGCGCGGTCGGCCGCGCGGGCGTCTCAGAAGCACTACCTGAAGTTCTTGCTGGCCGTCGCGGGCGGCGCCGTCGTGACCCACGCCCTCGTCCCGCCGACGCCCGGCCCGCTGGTCACCGCCGCCGAACTGGGCGTCGACCTGGGGACGATGATGGGCGTCGGCCTCGTGATCGCGATCCCGTGCACGGTGACCGTGCTCGCCTTCGCCGCGTGGGCCGACCGCCGGATGCCGCTCCCGCTCCCCGACGCCGACGACCCCGAGGCGGCCGGCATCCCCGAGGCCGAGGCCCCGCCGGCCGTGCTGCCCGGCCTGATGGCGTCGCTGGCGCCGATCGTCGTGCCCGTGGTCCTGATCACCGCGTCGACGGTGGCGACCGCGTTGGGCCAGGAGGTCGGGTGGCTCGCGGCGCTGGGCAACCCGAACCTCGCGCTCGGGCTCGCGACGGTGGCGGCGCTGATCGTCTACGTCCGGCAGCGACGCCCCAGCCGGGCCGAGGTGGCCGCCTCGGTGGAAGAGGCGCTCATGTCGGCGGGCGTCATCATCCTGATCACGGCCGCGGGCGGCGCCTTCGGCGCGATGCTGCGCGCGAGCGGCGTCGGCGACGTGCTGGCGGCGCTCATGGGCGACGGCGCAGGCGGGTTCGCGCTGCTCGGGCTGGCGTTCGGGACGGCCAGCCTGCTCAAGATCGCCCAGGGGTCGAGCACGGTCGCCATGATCACGACGGTCGGCCTGATCTCGGGCGCGGTCGCGGGCGTCGACCTGCCGTTCCACGCGGTCTACCTCGCGACGGCCATCGCGAGCGGCTCGCTCGTCGGCTCGTGGATGAACGACTCGGGCTTCTGGATCTTCGCCAAGATGGGCGGCCTGAGCGAGGTCGAGACGCTCAAGACGTGGACGCCGCTGCTGGCCGCCGTCGGTGTCGTGGCGTTTGCGACGACGGTCCTTCTCGCGCTCGTGGTGCCTCTGGTGTAG
- a CDS encoding SMP-30/gluconolactonase/LRE family protein, with the protein MLRCLVLAAALTLSACVTAQPTAGDPAAFRALVPDGAEAEVLADGFWWSEGPVWRPDEGDLLFSDVPRNTVYRWAEGDGLSVYLRPASRAFGSETPGETGSNGLILDAEGRLLLAGHGSRAVTRLDPGSFVQDVLADRFDGRRFNSPNDLVLAASGALYVTDPPYGLAGHDDSPEKEQPHNGVYRIDPDGTVTLLVDDLTRPNGVVLSPDGRTLVVANSDPERAVWMTYPVRADGSVGEGTLLFDATAWVREGRPGLPDGMAVDTEGNVFATGPGGVLVFSAGGAYLGTLETEKATANVTFGGPDGRTLFLTSSDRLLRVPVAARGLGW; encoded by the coding sequence GTGCTCCGCTGCCTCGTCCTCGCTGCCGCTCTCACCCTGTCGGCCTGCGTGACCGCCCAGCCGACCGCGGGCGACCCGGCGGCCTTCCGCGCCCTCGTCCCCGACGGCGCTGAAGCCGAGGTGCTGGCCGACGGCTTCTGGTGGTCCGAAGGGCCGGTTTGGCGTCCAGACGAGGGCGACCTCCTGTTCTCAGACGTGCCCCGGAACACGGTCTACCGGTGGGCCGAGGGCGACGGGCTGAGTGTTTACCTCCGGCCGGCCAGCCGCGCGTTCGGCTCCGAGACGCCCGGTGAGACCGGCAGCAACGGCCTCATCCTGGACGCCGAGGGGCGGCTCCTCCTCGCCGGGCACGGCTCGCGCGCCGTCACCCGCCTCGACCCCGGCTCGTTCGTCCAGGACGTGCTGGCCGACCGCTTCGACGGGCGCCGCTTCAACAGTCCCAACGACCTCGTCCTCGCGGCGTCGGGCGCGCTCTACGTCACCGATCCGCCGTACGGCCTCGCCGGCCACGACGACTCACCTGAGAAGGAGCAGCCCCACAACGGCGTCTACCGCATCGACCCGGATGGCACCGTCACGCTCCTCGTCGACGACCTGACGCGGCCCAACGGGGTCGTCCTCTCGCCCGACGGGCGGACGCTCGTCGTCGCCAACTCGGACCCCGAGCGGGCCGTCTGGATGACTTACCCGGTCCGCGCCGACGGCTCGGTGGGGGAGGGGACCCTGCTGTTCGACGCGACCGCGTGGGTGCGCGAGGGGCGCCCCGGCCTGCCCGACGGCATGGCGGTCGACACCGAGGGCAACGTGTTCGCGACCGGTCCGGGCGGTGTGCTCGTGTTCTCGGCCGGGGGCGCCTACCTGGGCACCCTCGAGACCGAGAAGGCCACGGCCAACGTGACCTTCGGCGGTCCGGACGGGCGGACGCTCTTCCTGACCTCCTCGGACCGGCTCCTGCGCGTACCCGTCGCGGCGCGCGGGCTGGGGTGGTAG
- a CDS encoding CDC48 family AAA ATPase, translated as MAEVPTSTDTVRLQVAGAQNPDVGKGVARMSQEALAQLGIVPGAIVELRGPKNATAAIALPPYSADAGLGIVRLDGLLRANAGVGMGDHVEIAPARVAPATKVTLAPAQPGVRLQGRGQALLRTLLGRPLTSGDTVSTSVYRSQPGPQDGIPGLPPEVAQRLFGQQRAFGLQEIRLIVTGTAPRGIVQVTEQTEIELLPEYQEPKSGETPVGITYDDIGGLGDTVDQVREMIELPLKHPELFARLGIDPPKGVLLYGPPGTGKTLLARAVANETNAHFAVINGPEIMGRYYGESEGRLREVFEEAAENAPAIIFIDEIDSIAPARDESGEAERRVVAQLLTLLDGLEGRGNVVVIGATNRPDAIDEALRRPGRFDREIVIGVPDTQGRRDILNIHTRGMPLAEGVDLEELARTTYGFVGADLGALAREAAISALRRVLPDMDLDQDEIPAEVLDELIVKDGDFADALRRVQPSALREIQIQVPNVRWDDIGGLQETKEQLREGIELPLKHPEAFERLGIRQARGFLLFGPPGNGKTLLAKAVAREAEANFIATKSSDLLSKWVGESEKQVSKLFKRARQVSPTVIFIDEIDALAPSRGGGMGDSNVTERVVNTLLAEMDGLEELQGVVVIGATNRPTLLDPALLRPGRFDEIVYVPVPDAEGRRRILEIQTGPMPLADDVDLGALAEKTERFSGADLENLVRKAGLLALRADLATETVTADDFARALEDTRPSVTVEVEKEYERMRKQLKQEDPRGGRPIGFQIASADDAA; from the coding sequence ATGGCTGAAGTCCCGACCTCCACTGACACCGTCCGCCTGCAGGTGGCGGGCGCCCAGAACCCCGACGTGGGCAAGGGCGTCGCGCGCATGAGCCAGGAGGCGCTGGCCCAACTCGGCATTGTGCCGGGCGCCATCGTCGAGCTGCGCGGGCCGAAGAACGCGACGGCCGCCATCGCGCTGCCGCCGTACTCCGCCGACGCCGGGCTCGGCATCGTCCGCCTGGACGGCCTGCTGCGTGCCAACGCGGGCGTCGGGATGGGCGACCACGTCGAGATCGCGCCCGCTCGGGTCGCGCCCGCGACCAAGGTGACGCTGGCGCCCGCGCAGCCGGGCGTCCGCCTTCAGGGCCGCGGCCAGGCGCTGCTCCGCACGTTGCTCGGCCGCCCGCTCACCTCGGGCGACACCGTCTCGACGAGCGTCTACCGAAGCCAGCCCGGCCCGCAGGACGGCATCCCGGGCCTGCCGCCCGAGGTGGCCCAGCGGCTGTTCGGCCAGCAGCGCGCGTTCGGCCTCCAGGAGATCCGGCTCATCGTGACCGGCACGGCGCCGCGCGGCATCGTGCAAGTGACGGAGCAGACCGAGATCGAGCTGCTGCCCGAATACCAGGAGCCCAAGAGCGGCGAGACGCCGGTCGGCATCACCTACGACGACATCGGCGGCCTCGGCGACACCGTGGACCAGGTCCGCGAGATGATCGAGCTGCCGCTCAAGCACCCCGAGCTGTTCGCGCGGCTCGGCATCGACCCGCCGAAGGGCGTGCTGCTGTACGGGCCGCCCGGCACAGGCAAGACGCTGCTGGCGCGGGCAGTCGCCAACGAGACCAACGCCCACTTCGCCGTCATCAACGGGCCCGAAATCATGGGCCGCTACTACGGCGAGAGCGAGGGCCGCCTGCGCGAGGTGTTCGAGGAGGCCGCCGAGAACGCACCCGCGATCATCTTCATCGACGAGATCGACTCGATCGCACCTGCCCGCGACGAGTCTGGGGAGGCCGAGCGCCGCGTCGTCGCCCAGCTCCTCACGCTGCTCGACGGACTCGAAGGCCGCGGCAACGTGGTCGTGATCGGGGCTACCAACCGGCCCGACGCCATCGACGAGGCGCTCCGGCGGCCGGGCCGCTTCGACCGCGAGATCGTGATCGGCGTGCCGGACACCCAGGGCCGCCGCGACATCCTCAACATCCACACGCGCGGCATGCCGCTGGCCGAGGGCGTCGACCTGGAGGAGCTGGCGCGGACGACCTACGGGTTCGTCGGCGCGGACCTCGGCGCGCTCGCCCGCGAGGCGGCCATCTCGGCCCTCCGCCGCGTGCTGCCGGACATGGACCTCGACCAGGACGAGATCCCGGCCGAGGTGCTCGACGAACTGATCGTCAAGGACGGCGACTTCGCCGACGCGCTCCGCCGCGTCCAGCCGAGCGCGCTCCGCGAGATCCAGATCCAGGTGCCCAACGTCCGCTGGGACGACATCGGGGGCCTGCAGGAGACCAAGGAGCAGTTGCGGGAGGGCATCGAACTGCCGCTCAAGCACCCCGAGGCATTCGAGCGGCTGGGCATCCGCCAGGCGAGAGGCTTCCTGCTGTTCGGGCCTCCGGGAAACGGCAAGACGCTGCTCGCCAAGGCCGTCGCCCGGGAAGCCGAGGCCAACTTCATCGCCACCAAGTCGAGCGACCTGCTGAGCAAGTGGGTGGGGGAGTCGGAGAAGCAGGTCTCGAAGCTGTTCAAGCGCGCCCGCCAGGTCTCGCCGACGGTCATCTTCATCGACGAGATCGACGCGCTGGCGCCGTCGCGCGGCGGTGGCATGGGGGATTCGAACGTGACCGAGCGCGTCGTCAACACGCTCCTCGCGGAGATGGACGGGCTCGAAGAGCTGCAGGGCGTCGTCGTGATCGGCGCGACCAACCGGCCGACGCTGCTCGACCCGGCGCTCCTGCGCCCCGGCCGCTTCGACGAGATCGTCTACGTGCCCGTGCCGGACGCTGAGGGCCGCCGCCGCATCCTGGAGATCCAGACCGGCCCCATGCCCCTCGCCGACGACGTGGACCTCGGCGCGCTCGCCGAGAAGACCGAGCGATTCTCGGGCGCCGATCTCGAGAACCTGGTCCGCAAGGCGGGCCTGCTCGCCCTCCGCGCCGACCTCGCCACGGAGACCGTCACCGCCGACGACTTCGCGCGGGCGCTGGAGGACACGCGCCCCAGCGTGACGGTCGAGGTGGAGAAGGAGTACGAGCGGATGCGCAAGCAGCTCAAGCAGGAGGACCCGCGCGGCGGTCGTCCCATCGGCTTCCAGATCGCGTCCGCGGACGACGCGGCCTGA
- a CDS encoding TonB-dependent receptor, producing MMVFRLSVVALALLASTASAQSLVGRVVDADTGSPLPGAAIRVLDRGAAADADGHFALAGLPPDTATVTVTFVGYAPWREVVDLRRSAPLDVRLAPMADVLGEVTVAADAAQEALGRDTRPVGVLEGRALDDARGQTLAETLEGLNGVTSLSTGPTIAKPVVRGLHSDRVLILEDGVRQEGQQWGGEHAPEIDPFSAGRIEVVKGAAGVEYGAGAIGGVVRLEAADLPDRVGLGGRLSLQAFSNSGQGAGSLTLESASATVPGLAWRFQGSARRAGDARTPDVVIRNSAFAEAAAHATLGYQRGPLEVDAHLRRYTTELGIYRGSHFGNARNLEAIIERGGPDPDWNYAFSYDIDAPKQVVTHDVASIHGHTTIGDGHHVDAQYAVQRNRRQEFDAHRPYSDSLAALGATPSFDLSLLTQSVDVSIEPALADRLRLKIGVQGRTQLNENGASGFLVPNFRAYDGGLFAHGAFAASGALTLEAGARLDARTQRAFPYDAATRSFDDVQRTFLGGAAVVGAMYGIGDAWSLTANVGSAWRPPNVSELYSFGVHHGTAQFEIGDPDLGVERSLDVNATVRHESDLVSAEVSGYVNHIFDYIYSLEQPEPTVTIRGTFPTYTTTHTDARLVGVDATVDVRPADWLELGAQTSVLRADNLDLDGPLYGVPSNRVGAHARVTAERLARVSGAFAEVEVRHVARQDRVQPGAYLAAPYPPAYTLTAITVGGEVLWGQTPLRVQLGIQNLFDVRYRDALSRFRYFVDEPGRNATLRVSIPLG from the coding sequence ATGATGGTCTTCCGCCTTTCGGTGGTCGCACTCGCCCTGCTGGCGAGTACGGCCTCCGCCCAATCTCTCGTCGGCCGCGTGGTCGACGCCGACACCGGCTCCCCGCTTCCGGGCGCCGCCATCCGCGTGCTCGACCGCGGCGCCGCGGCCGATGCCGACGGTCACTTCGCGCTCGCCGGTCTCCCTCCAGACACGGCGACGGTCACGGTCACGTTCGTGGGGTACGCCCCCTGGCGCGAGGTCGTGGACCTGCGCCGGTCCGCCCCGCTCGACGTCCGACTGGCGCCGATGGCCGACGTGCTCGGCGAGGTCACCGTCGCTGCCGACGCGGCGCAGGAGGCGCTCGGCCGGGACACGCGCCCTGTGGGCGTCCTCGAAGGCCGGGCGCTCGACGACGCACGCGGCCAGACCCTCGCCGAGACGCTGGAGGGGCTCAACGGCGTCACGTCTCTCTCGACCGGGCCCACGATCGCCAAGCCGGTCGTCCGCGGCCTGCACTCCGACCGCGTGCTGATCCTGGAGGACGGCGTCCGGCAGGAGGGGCAGCAATGGGGCGGCGAGCACGCGCCCGAGATCGACCCCTTCTCGGCCGGGCGGATCGAGGTCGTGAAGGGGGCGGCGGGCGTCGAGTACGGCGCCGGCGCCATCGGCGGGGTGGTCCGCCTGGAGGCGGCCGACCTGCCCGACCGGGTCGGCCTGGGAGGGCGGCTCTCGCTGCAGGCGTTCTCGAACAGCGGGCAGGGCGCCGGGTCGCTGACGCTGGAGAGCGCCTCGGCGACCGTGCCAGGCCTCGCGTGGCGGTTCCAGGGCTCGGCCCGACGCGCGGGCGACGCGCGGACACCGGACGTGGTCATCCGCAACTCGGCCTTCGCCGAGGCCGCGGCCCATGCGACGCTGGGCTACCAGCGCGGTCCGCTGGAAGTGGACGCGCACCTCCGGCGCTACACCACCGAACTGGGCATCTACCGGGGCTCGCACTTCGGCAACGCGCGCAACCTGGAGGCCATCATCGAGCGCGGCGGGCCGGACCCGGACTGGAACTACGCGTTCTCCTACGACATCGACGCGCCGAAGCAGGTGGTGACGCACGACGTGGCGAGCATCCACGGACACACGACCATCGGCGACGGCCACCACGTCGACGCGCAGTATGCCGTCCAGCGGAACCGGCGGCAGGAGTTCGACGCGCACCGGCCCTACAGCGACTCGCTGGCGGCGCTCGGGGCCACGCCGTCGTTCGACCTGTCGCTCCTGACGCAGTCGGTGGATGTCTCGATCGAGCCGGCACTCGCCGACCGCCTCCGGCTCAAGATCGGCGTGCAGGGACGGACGCAGCTCAACGAGAACGGGGCTTCGGGATTCCTCGTCCCCAACTTCCGGGCGTACGACGGGGGCCTGTTCGCGCACGGCGCCTTCGCTGCGTCGGGCGCGCTGACGCTGGAGGCGGGCGCACGCCTGGACGCCCGCACGCAGCGGGCCTTCCCCTACGACGCCGCCACGCGGTCCTTCGACGACGTCCAGCGGACGTTCCTGGGCGGCGCGGCCGTGGTCGGCGCGATGTACGGAATCGGAGACGCGTGGAGTCTCACAGCGAACGTGGGCAGCGCGTGGCGTCCCCCCAACGTGAGCGAACTGTACTCCTTCGGCGTCCACCACGGGACGGCACAGTTCGAGATCGGTGACCCCGACCTCGGCGTGGAGCGGAGCCTGGACGTGAACGCAACGGTCCGGCACGAGAGCGACCTCGTGAGCGCCGAGGTCTCGGGCTACGTCAACCACATCTTCGACTACATCTACTCGCTGGAGCAGCCCGAGCCGACGGTCACCATCCGCGGCACCTTCCCCACGTACACGACCACGCATACCGACGCCCGCCTCGTCGGGGTCGACGCGACCGTGGACGTGCGGCCGGCCGACTGGCTCGAACTGGGCGCCCAGACCTCGGTGCTCCGAGCCGACAACCTGGACCTCGACGGGCCGCTCTACGGGGTGCCCTCGAACCGTGTCGGCGCGCACGCGCGCGTGACGGCCGAGCGGCTGGCCCGCGTGTCGGGGGCCTTCGCGGAGGTCGAGGTACGGCACGTGGCTCGGCAGGACCGGGTCCAGCCAGGCGCCTACCTCGCCGCCCCCTACCCGCCCGCCTACACGCTGACGGCGATCACCGTCGGCGGCGAGGTGTTGTGGGGACAGACGCCGCTCCGCGTCCAGCTCGGCATCCAGAACCTGTTCGACGTCCGATACCGCGACGCGCTGAGCCGCTTCCGCTACTTCGTCGACGAGCCCGGCCGCAACGCAACGCTGCGCGTCTCGATCCCGCTCGGCTAG
- a CDS encoding type 1 periplasmic binding fold superfamily protein — MLTPHILTRGSLALALLGGLTLSACDSGEPDGPPNEEELITQVSLTLTPVGGGSAITIVASDPDGDGAGITFSPSALALSPGTTYNGTIELRDTINAEDITEEVEEEAEEHLFRYTLAPASAGTVTITDTESDYSSEDENGGDFAVGLTFQVAVAAGASGIGTLDAILYHFDDAPKPGSAATSDEIDVDIAFPVAFGSAARR; from the coding sequence ATGCTTACTCCACACATTCTCACGCGCGGCTCCCTCGCGCTGGCCCTCCTGGGGGGCCTCACGCTCAGCGCCTGCGACTCCGGCGAGCCGGATGGTCCTCCCAACGAGGAGGAGCTCATCACGCAGGTGAGCCTCACGCTGACCCCGGTCGGCGGCGGCTCAGCGATCACGATCGTGGCGTCCGACCCCGACGGGGACGGCGCCGGGATCACGTTCTCGCCCTCGGCGCTCGCCCTCTCGCCGGGAACGACCTACAACGGCACGATCGAGCTCCGCGACACGATCAACGCCGAGGACATCACCGAGGAGGTGGAGGAGGAGGCCGAGGAGCACCTCTTCCGCTACACGCTCGCGCCCGCCTCGGCCGGGACGGTGACGATCACCGACACCGAGAGCGACTACTCGTCGGAGGACGAGAACGGCGGCGACTTCGCGGTCGGCCTCACGTTCCAGGTCGCGGTCGCCGCAGGCGCGTCGGGCATCGGCACGCTGGACGCCATCCTCTACCACTTCGACGACGCCCCGAAGCCAGGCTCGGCCGCGACGAGCGACGAGATCGACGTGGACATCGCGTTCCCGGTCGCGTTCGGCAGCGCCGCACGACGGTAG